In Anaerolineales bacterium, a genomic segment contains:
- a CDS encoding GIY-YIG nuclease family protein translates to MRQYYIFIRASRRNGSLYVGMTDDLIRRVWEHKNDAVDGFTQKCGVHDLVWYAAADTATAAITREKQLKKWKRTWKLRLIEESNQEWNDLYDQIA, encoded by the coding sequence ATGAGGCAGTACTACATCTTCATCCGGGCCAGCCGCCGCAATGGCAGCCTCTACGTCGGAATGACAGACGATCTCATTCGACGGGTATGGGAGCACAAGAACGATGCTGTTGATGGCTTCACGCAGAAGTGCGGCGTTCACGACCTGGTCTGGTACGCGGCCGCCGACACTGCAACGGCCGCAATCACGCGGGAGAAGCAACTGAAGAAATGGAAACGAACATGGAAGCTGCGCCTCATCGAAGAGTCGAACCAGGAATGGAATGACTTGTACGATCAGATTGCATAA